In 'Nostoc azollae' 0708, the following are encoded in one genomic region:
- a CDS encoding cyanophycin synthetase yields MRLTTAILKKVATEMGAIILIEPEYELIGHITFKNGKTTVFDNTRLNINGFASAYLAQDKGFSNYFLQQLGYRVTEGKTFFNEKMCAKVANPRNIHDGWDYAQKLGLPVIVKPLNLSLGILVTKVYDKSEYYQVAEKIFNIQSVLIVEKFYNGNDFRILTFDNQVIATYQRIPLSVTGDGKSTILQLLLTKREQLLKTGERILIDLEDFRIMKKIHQQNLTWESILVKDTVVYLLDNANLSTGGHSIDFTDIIHPNFEKLAINITKDMGLRLAGVDILTTDITQPLVDYTLLEINSAPGLAHYAFLGDKQIQKVENLYRLILQALERE; encoded by the coding sequence ATGCGACTAACTACAGCAATTTTAAAAAAAGTAGCTACAGAAATGGGTGCTATTATTTTAATAGAACCTGAATATGAATTAATTGGACATATTACCTTTAAAAACGGCAAAACTACCGTTTTTGATAATACTAGACTCAACATTAATGGTTTTGCTTCTGCATACTTAGCTCAGGATAAAGGCTTCTCTAATTATTTTTTGCAGCAACTTGGTTATCGAGTGACAGAGGGTAAAACATTTTTTAATGAAAAAATGTGTGCGAAAGTAGCCAATCCCAGAAATATCCATGATGGTTGGGATTATGCCCAGAAATTAGGACTACCTGTGATTGTTAAGCCGTTAAATTTAAGTTTAGGAATCTTAGTTACGAAAGTATATGACAAATCTGAATACTATCAAGTAGCAGAAAAAATATTTAATATTCAGTCTGTGTTAATTGTAGAAAAATTTTATAATGGTAATGACTTTAGAATTTTAACTTTTGATAATCAAGTAATTGCTACTTATCAAAGAATTCCTTTATCTGTAACTGGTGATGGTAAATCCACAATCTTACAATTACTCCTGACAAAACGTGAACAGTTGCTAAAAACCGGAGAAAGAATATTAATTGATTTAGAAGATTTCCGCATAATGAAAAAAATACACCAACAAAACCTTACTTGGGAAAGTATCCTTGTCAAGGATACTGTAGTTTATCTTTTAGATAATGCAAATCTATCTACTGGTGGTCATTCAATAGACTTTACTGATATTATTCATCCTAATTTTGAGAAACTAGCGATTAATATTACTAAAGATATGGGGTTGAGATTAGCAGGTGTAGATATCCTTACCACTGATATTACTCAACCATTGGTAGATTATACACTGTTAGAAATTAACAGTGCCCCTGGTTTAGCTCATTATGCTTTTCTTGGAGACAAGCAAATACAGAAAGTAGAAAATTTATATCGCCTCATTCTGCAAGCATTAGAAAGAGAATAA
- the coaE gene encoding dephospho-CoA kinase (Dephospho-CoA kinase (CoaE) performs the final step in coenzyme A biosynthesis.) — translation MTKRLIGLTGGIATGKTTVADYLATAYDLPILDADIYARNAVSAGSPVLAQIAQRYNKGILLPDGNLNRAKLGEIIFNQPEERNWVENVIHPYITNCFHPEITKSSAPILVLVIPLLFEADLEHLVSEIWVVSCSAEQQQERLIQRNNLSSEQAVARINSQLPISEKLARADVILDNSSSLESLLQQVDVLMKSRGEAFRK, via the coding sequence ATGACCAAACGTTTAATCGGTTTAACTGGTGGTATCGCTACAGGTAAAACTACAGTGGCTGATTATTTAGCTACTGCTTATGATTTACCAATTTTAGATGCAGATATTTATGCTAGAAATGCAGTATCTGCTGGTTCACCTGTTCTGGCACAAATTGCCCAACGTTACAACAAAGGGATTTTACTTCCAGATGGTAATTTAAATCGTGCCAAGTTGGGAGAAATTATTTTTAATCAACCAGAAGAACGTAATTGGGTAGAAAATGTTATTCATCCTTATATCACGAATTGTTTTCACCCAGAAATCACTAAATCATCTGCACCCATACTAGTTTTAGTTATTCCTCTGTTATTTGAAGCCGATTTAGAACATCTAGTTAGTGAAATTTGGGTTGTATCGTGTTCAGCAGAACAGCAACAAGAGAGATTAATTCAGCGAAATAATTTAAGCAGTGAACAAGCAGTAGCTAGAATTAATAGTCAGTTACCAATCTCAGAAAAACTTGCACGTGCTGATGTTATTTTAGATAATTCCTCCAGTTTAGAATCACTTTTACAACAGGTAGATGTATTGATGAAAAGTAGGGGCGAAGCATTCCGAAAATAG
- a CDS encoding YraN family protein yields MSKPPPSNYPDIGDIGEDLVAQWLQSKGSEILHRSFSCRWGEIDIVA; encoded by the coding sequence ATCTCTAAACCTCCTCCATCTAATTATCCAGATATCGGTGACATAGGAGAAGACCTGGTAGCCCAATGGTTACAATCTAAAGGTTCGGAAATTCTGCACCGTAGCTTTTCTTGTCGGTGGGGAGAGATTGATATTGTTGCCTAG
- a CDS encoding tetratricopeptide repeat protein, translating to MSKELQSNQSLSSLIKPSFYRNSVQRLAILFASSAFLMLALPTINLTGSKLLAQNAVSQDLDAAILYQLGVTRYNRRDLQSAEYAFRQALQRDSNIGLARNYLGNILMEQNRLDLAVQEYGEAIRLIPNFGEFYYNLGLALQKQGQKEAAIAAYRQALAANPKMAAAQYNLGVILYEEERCQEAIAAYQEAINLDRNNANAYFNLAIALQQEGQLEQAIATYRQILKLNPENTVAYNNLGSLMVIQGQPSEAIAIYQKAIGQNPKNALAYYNLGVTLYNQGNLKEANAALKRARQEYGEQGNTERTTTIDDMIQKISEYLTPKKPQHTQTTTPTPNNSDVVLPTPEMQTPQMQTPEQQKPEKSTHVPKTVEQKP from the coding sequence ATGTCTAAAGAATTGCAATCTAATCAGTCTTTATCCAGTCTAATTAAACCATCATTCTACAGAAATTCTGTACAGAGATTAGCAATTCTGTTTGCTTCCTCTGCATTTTTAATGTTGGCTTTACCGACAATTAATTTAACGGGTAGTAAATTGTTAGCGCAGAATGCGGTTTCTCAGGATTTAGATGCGGCTATATTATACCAATTGGGAGTGACACGCTATAACCGCAGAGACTTACAAAGTGCAGAATATGCCTTTCGTCAAGCTTTACAACGAGATAGTAATATTGGGTTAGCACGGAATTATTTAGGTAATATTTTGATGGAGCAAAATCGCCTAGATTTAGCTGTACAAGAATATGGAGAAGCAATTAGACTGATTCCCAATTTTGGTGAATTTTATTATAATTTAGGGTTGGCTTTGCAAAAACAGGGACAGAAAGAAGCGGCAATTGCTGCTTATCGCCAAGCCTTAGCAGCAAATCCAAAAATGGCAGCGGCTCAGTATAATTTGGGAGTGATATTGTATGAAGAGGAACGGTGCCAAGAAGCGATCGCCGCTTACCAGGAAGCTATTAATTTAGACCGAAACAATGCTAATGCTTACTTTAATTTAGCGATCGCTCTGCAACAAGAAGGTCAATTAGAACAAGCGATCGCTACTTATCGTCAAATCTTAAAGCTAAATCCTGAAAATACTGTAGCTTACAATAATTTAGGTAGTCTCATGGTAATTCAAGGTCAGCCCTCAGAAGCTATTGCCATCTACCAAAAAGCTATTGGCCAAAATCCCAAAAATGCCTTAGCTTACTATAACTTAGGAGTAACTTTATACAATCAAGGTAATTTAAAAGAAGCTAATGCCGCATTAAAACGCGCTCGTCAAGAATATGGTGAACAAGGAAACACTGAAAGAACCACCACAATTGACGACATGATTCAGAAAATTAGCGAGTATTTAACACCTAAAAAACCTCAACACACACAAACCACAACTCCCACTCCAAATAACAGTGATGTAGTGCTACCAACACCGGAAATGCAAACACCGCAAATGCAAACACCTGAACAACAAAAGCCAGAAAAATCTACTCATGTGCCTAAAACAGTTGAACAAAAACCATAG
- a CDS encoding potassium channel family protein, with amino-acid sequence MNLSSLKFFRSLRHDNQQFAVIGLGRFGRSVCSTLHNLGYQILATDVDQKRVCEALTEELVSHAVQLDSTEPAALKEAGILEFDTVIVAIGNYIQESIITTLNVKEAGVPHVVAKASSEVHRKLLKRVGADHVVFPEYEAGCALARTLTKPSILDRFDLDPDNSIVEVIVPDEFHGKTVAEIQLRNRYGLNLLAVSQDGKFKINPDPSKRLERGSAMVVIGCNKDINRLPI; translated from the coding sequence ATGAATCTTTCATCATTGAAGTTTTTTCGCAGTTTACGTCATGATAACCAGCAATTTGCCGTAATTGGGTTAGGTCGATTTGGCCGTTCTGTTTGTTCTACACTGCATAATTTAGGTTATCAGATTCTGGCTACAGATGTTGATCAAAAGCGGGTTTGTGAAGCATTAACTGAAGAATTAGTCAGTCATGCTGTACAACTAGATTCAACTGAACCTGCGGCTCTTAAAGAAGCTGGTATTCTGGAGTTTGATACAGTAATTGTGGCAATTGGTAACTATATTCAAGAAAGTATTATCACCACTCTCAATGTTAAAGAAGCTGGTGTACCTCATGTCGTTGCTAAAGCTTCTAGTGAAGTTCATCGTAAATTGTTAAAGCGCGTGGGAGCAGATCATGTTGTTTTTCCCGAGTATGAAGCTGGTTGTGCTTTAGCAAGAACATTAACTAAACCATCAATTTTAGATCGATTTGATCTTGACCCAGATAACAGTATTGTTGAGGTTATTGTTCCTGATGAATTTCATGGTAAAACTGTTGCTGAAATTCAACTTCGTAATCGTTATGGTTTAAATTTGTTGGCAGTAAGTCAGGATGGTAAATTTAAGATTAATCCTGACCCCAGCAAGCGTTTAGAACGCGGCTCGGCAATGGTAGTGATTGGTTGTAATAAAGATATTAATCGGTTGCCAATTTGA
- a CDS encoding tetratricopeptide repeat protein codes for MLDNSPVGNIVAISLVTVSIGFLIYFGWKTLTTSNLFQKGIKLCQAKDYNGAEAAFRQVISINSTNDIVRLLLGDILKHQGKTEEAKELFSEVISRSPKNPDAYLRLANILLLQNNQQEAVNNLQKSKYLFQKQRQPQKVETIDKILQDIAGKN; via the coding sequence ATGTTAGATAATTCACCCGTTGGTAACATTGTTGCTATCTCTCTAGTAACTGTCAGTATTGGATTTCTCATTTATTTTGGCTGGAAAACATTAACTACCTCAAATTTATTCCAAAAAGGTATTAAGCTGTGTCAAGCAAAAGATTATAATGGCGCAGAAGCAGCTTTCCGCCAAGTAATTTCGATTAACTCTACTAATGATATAGTGCGGTTGTTATTAGGCGATATTTTAAAACATCAAGGTAAAACTGAAGAAGCAAAAGAATTATTTAGTGAAGTAATTAGTCGTAGTCCTAAAAACCCTGATGCTTACCTAAGATTGGCAAATATTTTACTGCTGCAAAACAATCAGCAAGAAGCAGTAAATAACCTCCAAAAATCCAAATATTTATTCCAAAAACAACGCCAACCTCAGAAAGTAGAAACCATAGATAAAATTCTCCAAGATATAGCAGGTAAAAACTGA
- a CDS encoding pentapeptide repeat-containing protein, with the protein MNTKYRISSLVLSLLLWAIIPITALVGLASTALALEYNKEILIEADFSRRDLRDSSFTKANLRQSNFTGANLRGVSFFAANLESANLEGADLTNATLDSARLIRANLTNAVLEGAFAASAKFDGAIVDGADFTDALLRQDEQKKLCNLAKGTNPITGRDTRETLFCP; encoded by the coding sequence ATGAATACTAAGTATCGAATTTCATCACTCGTACTCAGTTTATTACTCTGGGCAATTATTCCTATTACAGCATTGGTCGGTTTAGCATCAACGGCTTTAGCACTAGAATACAACAAAGAAATTTTGATTGAAGCTGATTTTTCTCGACGTGATTTAAGAGACTCCAGTTTTACCAAAGCTAATCTTCGTCAGAGTAATTTTACTGGTGCTAACTTGCGTGGTGTGAGCTTTTTTGCAGCAAATCTAGAATCTGCAAACTTAGAAGGTGCTGATTTGACCAATGCTACCTTGGATTCGGCTCGTCTGATTAGAGCCAATTTAACCAATGCCGTGTTAGAAGGTGCGTTTGCTGCCAGTGCTAAATTTGATGGTGCCATAGTTGACGGAGCGGATTTTACTGATGCATTGCTGCGTCAAGATGAGCAGAAAAAATTATGCAACCTGGCCAAAGGTACTAATCCTATTACCGGTAGGGATACGCGGGAGACTTTGTTTTGTCCCTAG
- a CDS encoding methyltransferase domain-containing protein — protein sequence MSTKVYQQIQQFYDASSGLWEQIWGEHMHHGYYGADGKQQKDHRQAQIDLIEELLNWSGVKDAENILDVGCGIGGSSLYLAEKFNAKSTGITLSPVQAARATQRALEANLGASSQFLVANAQEMPFPDNCFDLVWSLESGEHMPDKTKFLQECYRVLKAGGTLIMVTWCHRPTHELLLTPDEKKHLHDIYRVYCLPYVISLPEYEAIAHQLPLNNIHMADWSTAVAPFWNVVIDSAFTPQAFFGLLFSGWSTIQGALSLGLMRRGYERGLIRFGLLCGNK from the coding sequence ATGAGTACAAAAGTTTATCAGCAAATTCAACAATTTTACGATGCCTCCTCTGGTCTGTGGGAACAAATATGGGGAGAACACATGCACCACGGCTATTATGGTGCAGATGGTAAGCAGCAAAAAGACCATCGTCAAGCGCAAATTGATTTAATTGAAGAACTGCTGAATTGGTCAGGTGTGAAAGATGCGGAGAATATACTTGATGTGGGTTGTGGGATTGGTGGCAGTTCTTTATACTTAGCTGAAAAATTTAATGCCAAATCAACGGGTATTACACTGAGTCCTGTACAAGCTGCTAGAGCTACCCAAAGAGCTTTAGAGGCTAATTTGGGTGCAAGCAGTCAGTTTCTGGTGGCTAATGCTCAAGAAATGCCTTTTCCTGATAATTGTTTTGACTTGGTATGGTCACTGGAAAGTGGTGAACATATGCCAGATAAAACGAAGTTTCTGCAAGAGTGTTACCGGGTGTTAAAGGCTGGTGGTACTTTAATTATGGTAACTTGGTGTCATCGACCTACCCATGAGTTACTACTAACTCCTGATGAAAAAAAGCATTTGCACGATATTTATCGGGTCTATTGTTTACCTTATGTGATTTCGTTACCAGAGTATGAAGCGATCGCACATCAATTACCATTAAACAACATCCACATGGCTGATTGGTCAACTGCTGTGGCTCCTTTTTGGAATGTGGTTATTGATTCAGCTTTTACCCCCCAGGCATTTTTCGGGTTATTGTTTTCTGGTTGGAGTACAATTCAAGGTGCGCTTTCTTTAGGGTTGATGCGTCGGGGTTATGAACGAGGGTTAATTCGGTTTGGTTTGCTGTGTGGAAATAAATAG
- the queA gene encoding tRNA preQ1(34) S-adenosylmethionine ribosyltransferase-isomerase QueA, translated as MSNLEIQDVDLDRSLSGYDYELPPELIAQNPAVPRDTSRLLVVNSPNIGEEIPALNHIFRDLPDLLQPGDLLVMNNTKVMPARLYGRKLTGAEVEVLLLEEKQPNCWLALVKPGKHFKVGTKIIFGGNKLGRAKHPATTNDDELMAIVVDKDTATGGRLLQFDLPEYRSLVQVLENFGEIPLPPYITGSTAADEQYQTVYAQQTGAIAAPTAGLHFTPELLEKLRARGINQAFLTLHVGVGTFRPVEVEDVTTHQMHSEWIEVNSATVEEIRATKAAGGRIIAIGTTVVRALEGAAQSGDLQPYVGKVNLFIYPGYQWQVVEGLITNFHLPRSSLLMLVSALIGRERLLKIYQQAIASQYRFYSFGDAMLIL; from the coding sequence ATGTCTAACTTAGAGATTCAAGATGTTGATTTAGACCGTTCATTATCTGGGTATGACTATGAACTTCCACCCGAACTGATTGCCCAAAATCCAGCAGTTCCCAGAGATACTTCACGGTTACTGGTGGTTAATTCTCCGAATATCGGTGAGGAAATACCAGCCTTAAATCACATTTTCCGGGATTTGCCTGATCTCCTACAACCGGGGGATTTATTAGTTATGAATAATACGAAAGTGATGCCCGCACGTTTGTATGGTCGCAAGTTAACGGGGGCAGAAGTGGAAGTGTTGCTGTTGGAAGAAAAACAGCCTAATTGTTGGTTGGCTTTGGTGAAGCCAGGAAAGCACTTCAAAGTTGGAACTAAAATTATTTTTGGTGGTAATAAATTAGGACGGGCTAAACACCCCGCTACAACTAATGACGATGAATTGATGGCTATAGTTGTGGACAAAGATACGGCAACTGGTGGCCGATTATTGCAATTTGATTTACCAGAATATAGGTCTTTGGTGCAAGTGTTGGAGAATTTTGGTGAAATACCTCTGCCTCCTTATATCACTGGGTCAACGGCTGCTGATGAACAATATCAAACTGTATATGCCCAACAAACTGGTGCGATCGCAGCCCCAACGGCAGGTTTACATTTTACACCAGAACTTTTAGAAAAATTGCGCGCTCGCGGCATTAATCAAGCTTTTTTGACGCTACACGTCGGTGTCGGTACTTTTCGTCCTGTGGAAGTAGAAGATGTCACTACTCACCAAATGCACTCAGAATGGATTGAGGTGAATAGCGCTACGGTAGAGGAAATCCGAGCTACTAAGGCTGCTGGAGGACGTATTATTGCTATTGGTACTACAGTAGTTCGTGCTTTAGAAGGTGCAGCCCAATCTGGGGATTTACAGCCGTATGTGGGTAAGGTAAATTTATTTATTTATCCTGGTTATCAATGGCAGGTAGTGGAGGGTTTGATCACTAATTTCCACCTCCCCCGTTCCAGTTTGCTGATGCTCGTAAGCGCCTTGATTGGTAGAGAAAGATTGTTGAAGATTTATCAACAGGCGATCGCATCTCAATATCGTTTTTATTCCTTTGGTGATGCCATGTTAATTTTATGA
- a CDS encoding uroporphyrinogen-III synthase, protein MHSHHSITPSPHPSTTTLAGKTILVTRSVGQSRQFSDRLTAGGATVIEMPALEIRPPSSWTPLDQAISKLSSFDWLILTSSNGVEYFFNRLQTKGKDKSALKKVKVALVGAKTAQSLKKQNIQPDFIPPHFIADSLVMNFPENLAGKKILFPRVESGGRQVLVKELTAKGAEVIEVPAYESCCPQSIPPAVEVVLRNGTLDLITFASSKTVQFFCLLTAAKFPEGMTQYLTKTCIASIGPQTSETCHDLFGRVDIEAEEYTVDGLTKAIIQWAQG, encoded by the coding sequence GTGCATAGCCATCATTCTATCACCCCATCACCCCATCCTTCTACCACTACCCTTGCAGGTAAAACCATCTTAGTTACCCGTTCAGTCGGACAGTCCAGGCAATTTAGCGATCGCCTTACCGCCGGAGGTGCTACAGTGATTGAAATGCCTGCTTTAGAAATTAGACCCCCTTCCAGTTGGACACCTTTAGATCAAGCAATATCTAAGTTATCAAGCTTCGACTGGTTAATTCTTACTTCGAGCAATGGTGTAGAATACTTTTTTAACAGACTCCAAACCAAAGGTAAAGATAAAAGCGCCTTAAAGAAGGTAAAAGTTGCTCTTGTTGGTGCAAAAACAGCCCAAAGTCTTAAAAAACAAAATATTCAGCCAGATTTTATCCCTCCCCACTTTATCGCTGACTCTTTAGTAATGAACTTTCCCGAAAACCTAGCAGGTAAGAAGATTTTATTTCCCAGAGTTGAAAGCGGAGGAAGACAAGTTTTAGTCAAAGAATTAACCGCTAAAGGTGCAGAAGTTATAGAAGTTCCTGCTTATGAATCTTGCTGTCCTCAAAGTATTCCCCCAGCTGTAGAAGTAGTTTTGCGAAATGGAACTTTAGATTTAATCACCTTTGCTAGTTCTAAAACAGTACAATTTTTTTGTCTATTAACAGCAGCTAAATTTCCAGAGGGAATGACACAATACTTAACCAAAACTTGCATTGCTTCCATTGGTCCCCAAACTTCTGAAACTTGCCATGATCTATTTGGTCGTGTTGATATAGAAGCAGAAGAATACACTGTAGATGGATTAACTAAAGCAATTATTCAATGGGCGCAAGGGTGA
- a CDS encoding homogentisate phytyltransferase, producing MNQFYQQNSPIFPGSWLYAFWKFSRPHTIIGTSLSVLGLYLLTLGVTSTSFSNVHIWHILRTWAACISGNIYIVGLNQVEDVEIDKINKPDLPIASGEFTREQGNLIVIITGILALVLAWLNSPFLLGMVTVSLAIGTAYSLPPIRLKQFPFWAALCIFSVRGGIVNLGLFLHFNWLFQRSQGIPAAVWVLTVFILVFTFAIAIFKDIPDMEGDKLYNITTFTLQLGQQAVFHLALWVLTVSYVGMIFVGMLRIAEVNPIFLFITHIIVLIIMWRQSRRVDLQDKDAISRFYQFIWKLFFLEYLIFPLACILA from the coding sequence ATGAATCAATTTTATCAACAAAATTCGCCTATTTTTCCAGGAAGTTGGCTTTATGCTTTTTGGAAATTCTCTCGACCGCACACGATTATTGGTACAAGTTTAAGTGTGTTGGGTTTATATTTGCTAACCCTCGGTGTCACTTCTACAAGTTTTTCTAATGTTCATATTTGGCATATCCTTAGAACTTGGGCTGCTTGTATATCTGGCAATATTTATATTGTTGGTTTAAATCAAGTGGAAGATGTGGAAATTGACAAAATTAATAAACCTGATCTACCCATAGCTTCAGGTGAATTTACCAGGGAACAAGGAAACTTAATTGTCATTATTACAGGGATTTTAGCTTTGGTTTTAGCATGGCTAAATAGTCCATTTTTATTGGGAATGGTGACAGTAAGTTTAGCAATTGGTACTGCTTATTCTTTACCACCTATTAGATTGAAACAGTTTCCCTTTTGGGCAGCATTGTGTATTTTTTCTGTGCGGGGAGGTATTGTTAATTTAGGGTTATTTCTGCATTTTAATTGGTTATTTCAAAGAAGCCAAGGTATTCCTGCGGCAGTTTGGGTTTTGACAGTATTTATCTTGGTGTTTACATTTGCGATCGCCATCTTTAAAGATATCCCCGATATGGAAGGCGATAAACTTTACAATATTACTACTTTTACTCTCCAACTGGGTCAACAAGCAGTATTTCATCTTGCCCTTTGGGTATTAACAGTTTCCTATGTCGGCATGATTTTTGTTGGTATGTTACGCATAGCTGAAGTTAACCCTATATTTTTGTTTATCACCCATATAATAGTCCTGATTATTATGTGGAGACAAAGTAGAAGGGTAGACTTGCAAGACAAAGATGCAATTTCTCGGTTTTATCAATTTATCTGGAAACTGTTTTTTCTCGAATACTTAATTTTCCCTCTTGCCTGTATTTTAGCTTAA
- a CDS encoding asparagine synthase C-terminal domain-containing protein yields MPLEKVYHYWQLQEQIIDKNHPLEGYSQKLRYLLEEVVKEYLPDNQPVGVFLSGGLDSRSITALAAKLHTAAVHTYSVHFGTETPNELEFSSLVAEHCKTQHHILEITFRDMWEHLQEMMLYLHDPIGLPLTVRKFTSRKTSKRERKNYTKRRRWRSLLW; encoded by the coding sequence ATGCCATTAGAAAAAGTTTATCATTATTGGCAACTACAAGAACAAATTATAGATAAAAATCACCCTTTAGAAGGGTATAGTCAAAAATTACGTTATTTACTTGAGGAAGTTGTTAAAGAATATTTACCTGACAATCAACCCGTTGGTGTATTTCTTTCTGGTGGTTTAGATTCTAGAAGTATTACAGCATTAGCTGCAAAATTGCATACTGCAGCAGTTCATACTTATTCCGTTCATTTTGGTACAGAAACACCCAATGAATTAGAATTTTCTAGTTTAGTTGCTGAACACTGTAAAACTCAACACCACATTTTAGAAATTACCTTTAGAGATATGTGGGAACATCTCCAAGAAATGATGTTGTATTTACATGATCCGATAGGTCTTCCTTTAACAGTACGCAAATTTACTAGTAGGAAAACTAGCAAGAGAGAACGTAAAAACTACACTAAACGGAGAAGGTGGAGATCCTTGCTTTGGTGA
- a CDS encoding TrkH family potassium uptake protein has protein sequence MTVARTICLGFLAVILVGTILLMMPLSTSNGMWNNPIVALFTSTSAVCVTGLSVVEPGIFFSFWGQLFITLLAQIGGLGYMTTTTFLILLIGRRFDLRQKVAIQQALDRPGISGSTQIIRSIIATTMVFEITGILLLLPAFVPDYGWNKGLWLAIFHSINAWNNAGFSLFKDNLIGYQSSGLVVFTITGLIIFGGIGYQVILDIYLWMRDRFLKKPNAIVFSLDFKVATSTTLLLLILGTIAFFCIEVRNPKTLGDLSFTNQLLSAWFQSVTPRTAGFHTIDIGQMTDAGLFITIAMMFIGASPGGTGGGIKTTTLRVLTSCTKAILQGKEEVLLYDRKIAISLILKAIGVVFGSLATVIGGTILISITDPKLEFIQILFEVVSAFGTVGLSTGITGGVSTTAKIILILTMYIGRVGVLLLMSAILGDPRPSRIHYPEENLLVG, from the coding sequence ATGACTGTTGCTCGCACAATCTGCTTAGGATTTCTGGCTGTCATCTTGGTAGGAACCATCCTGTTAATGATGCCTTTATCAACTAGCAATGGTATGTGGAATAACCCAATTGTAGCACTTTTTACCTCAACTTCCGCAGTTTGTGTTACAGGGTTATCTGTAGTTGAGCCTGGCATCTTTTTCTCCTTTTGGGGTCAATTGTTTATCACACTATTAGCTCAAATTGGTGGTTTAGGATATATGACAACTACCACATTCTTGATTTTGTTAATTGGACGCAGATTTGATCTGCGACAAAAAGTAGCAATTCAACAAGCTTTAGACCGTCCAGGCATCAGTGGTAGCACGCAAATTATCCGTTCAATTATTGCTACCACCATGGTTTTTGAAATCACAGGAATATTGTTATTATTACCAGCTTTTGTTCCTGATTATGGTTGGAATAAAGGACTGTGGTTAGCAATATTTCATAGCATCAATGCTTGGAACAATGCTGGTTTTAGTTTGTTTAAAGATAATTTAATAGGCTATCAAAGTTCTGGTTTAGTAGTTTTCACTATCACAGGCTTGATTATTTTTGGAGGAATTGGTTATCAGGTAATTTTAGATATATATCTTTGGATGCGTGATAGATTTTTAAAAAAGCCCAATGCCATCGTATTTTCTCTTGATTTTAAAGTAGCAACCAGTACAACTCTCCTGCTTTTAATTTTGGGAACAATCGCCTTTTTCTGTATAGAAGTCAGAAATCCTAAAACATTAGGTGATTTGAGTTTTACTAACCAATTATTATCAGCTTGGTTTCAATCAGTTACTCCTAGAACTGCTGGATTTCATACCATTGATATTGGGCAAATGACGGATGCTGGTTTATTTATTACCATTGCAATGATGTTTATTGGTGCAAGCCCTGGTGGTACAGGAGGAGGTATAAAAACGACAACTTTAAGAGTTCTTACCAGTTGTACAAAAGCTATCCTCCAAGGAAAAGAGGAAGTTTTATTGTATGATCGTAAGATAGCAATATCACTGATATTAAAAGCTATAGGAGTAGTTTTTGGTTCTCTAGCTACTGTGATAGGTGGGACAATTTTAATTAGTATCACAGACCCTAAATTAGAGTTTATTCAAATTCTTTTTGAAGTGGTATCAGCATTCGGTACAGTGGGTTTGTCTACAGGTATAACTGGTGGTGTTTCCACAACAGCAAAAATAATTTTGATTCTCACAATGTATATTGGGAGAGTCGGTGTTTTATTATTGATGTCAGCGATATTAGGTGATCCTCGTCCCAGTAGAATCCACTATCCTGAAGAAAATTTGCTTGTTGGTTAA